One Candidatus Binatia bacterium genomic window, TTGGCGTTGCCTTCGAAGATCAGCGGCTCGCCGAATTCCACATGATACCGAACGGGCAGGGGCACCGGAGTGAGGACCATGGGGAAGGCGGGCATGCCGAGAATTCCTGCCAAACTCTCGAGGTTCCCCAGAGACGGGGCTTGCTCCTCGGATCCTACTGTTGCGACAGGCACGATGGGGGTCCCCGTCTGCAGTGCGAGGCGTAAAAACCCCAAACCGAAGTCCTGGAGTTGGTAGCGCTCGGAAAACCCCTTGTTCATGCCGCGCACCCCCTCCGGAAAGGCGAGCACGGCTTCGCCGTGCTCAAGCAGATCGACGCAGTTTTTTGGGGTGCCGACAACGCTCCCGAAGCGAACCATCAAAATATTCAGCCAGGGGAGTCGAGAGAGCCAATATTCCCCCATGCCGCGAACGATGCGGGGCGGGTTTCCTTCCATCAGGCAGGCTGTCGCGATCATGGCCGCATCGATTGCGATTTGCCCGGCATGGTTGCCGATGAGGAGAACGCGCCCTGCGGGCAGATTCTCGATCCCGCGGGTCTGGACCCGAAAATAGTAGCGGTAGAGAAGTGCGCTTGTGAAAAAGCAGCGGCGGGCGGTTTCCTTCTCGAACCCCCAGGGGTCAAAACCGAAGTCGTTGGTTGCCAGCGGGGCGGCATCGATTTTCGTGGCGATCTCGGTATCGAGGTCGCGGAGGAGTTCGGGGGCCAGATGCTGTGTCGCCGCGCTCGCGACCACCTGCCCGAACTCCTGCAACCTTTGCCAGAGACTTTGCCCCGAGGGTGTGGCCCGAACGGCATCGGCGTCGACGGATCTCTGCCGTGGTCCGGGTCCGCTGGCCCCGGGCCGTTTCCGACGGGGTGCAGAAGTGATGTTACGAATTTCCGCCATGGGATCTGGTGGTTTCAGGGTCGCACGGAGCGCAGAGTTTCGCCAAGCGAGCGTTGCGCCAAAAAGCCTGTCGCCTCTCGAAACCGCCTTCCGTCGATCGTGCAGGGGTATTTGATGAAGTCCACGGCATCGGCAGGGAAGGGAAAGAGGCCCCAGCGGAAAAGATTGCGCAGCAAGACTCGCGTTGGAGTTTCCGGCACAGGCAGGGCCGTGCCCCCGCTCTCGCGAATGGCGGTCGAGATCGGGACGGCTCCGGGGCCCACGATGTTGAATACCCCCCGGACTCCGGTATCGATGGCTTTTTGGATCGCCTCGGCGACATCAAGTTCGTGAATGAATTGAACCAGCGGGTCGAAACCGATCAGCTTTGGCGATGGATTCAGCCGAAGATAGGTGGCAATCGAGCTATGAGTGCGGGGGCCGAGGGTGCTGGCGGGCCGCAACACCGCCGTGCGAATTTCGGGGTAGCGCCACAGGAAATTGGTCGCGATCGCATCCATCTCGGCGATGTCCCGGATTTCGGGATAGTGACGGCTGACATTCAGTGTCGTCTCTTCGTCCATATAGAATGGATTGCGGGGGAGTGCGCCGTAGACATAGGAACTGGTGAGGATGATGATGTTCGACGTGCCGTAGGCGGCTGCGGCTTCAATGACTCTCTTGGTTCCGCCGACGTTCACATCATGCCGCAGGGCGGGATCAAAATTATGGCGCTCCAGCCCCAGATGGACAACGATATCGGGTCTCTCGCGCCGGAAGACGTCTTCCACCTTCTTCTTGCGCAGGTCGGCGGTGATCATCGTGAATTGGGGGGGGTGCCCCACCCAGGGTGTGTGGTCGACTCCCACGACCGACATGTTCTTGCCGAGACGCTCTGCAACGAGTCGGCCCAGACCGCCCGCGATGCCGGTGATGAGCACTTTCTGCACCCCCCCTGTCTATCTCACCCAAAGTCCCCGTGGTAGGGTTCTTCAGCGTGGCCGATAAATTGGAAAATAGTCGTTTCCCGATTCGAACGATTTTGCTGGCGCTTGCCGCCATCGCCGTCGCGTTTCTGCTTTTTCGCTATCTGCCGATCGCGGAATGGATGCAGGAATTTCAGGTTTGGGTCCAGGGCCTGGGCCCTCTCGGGTATTTGGTCTACGCCCTGACCTACTCGGTTTGTGTCGTGTTTTTCATCCCCGCTTCGATTCTTACGCTGGGCGCAGGGGCTCTCTACGGCCTTGCCGGTGGGCTTGGGGTGGTTCTGTTGGGGGCGAATCTTGGCTCGGCGCTATCGTTCCTTCTTGCCCGGACTTTCCTTCGCGAAAGAATTGAAAAGATGACCCGGGGGAATCCCCGATTTGAGGCGCTCGATCGAGCAATCGCTAAAGAAGGGGCCAAGATCGTGCTGCTGGTCCGGCTCGCTCCGGTATTCCCGTTCACCTACAGCAACTATGCCTTTGGTCTGACGGGTGTTCGGCCAGGCCCCTACATTCTGGCGACTTTCGTTGGGATGCTGCCAGGGACGATAGGTTATGTCTACGTGGGGACCGCCGCTGCAGGCGCAGCAACAGGTGGGAGTATGGCTTCGACGGTTCTCAATATTCTCGGCGCTGCGGCGACAATGGCGGTGACTATTTTCGTTGCTCGCCTTGCTTCCCGTGCGATCCGGGAGGCGGGCGTGGAAGCCTGAAGCAACACAGGGAGCCTGCGGTCCTCTCTGACTGGCCCGCGCCGCGCCGGTGGAGCCAATCGTCGCACGGAACTGAGGTCGAGTTCGCCGGATGATGCCGCCTTGTGACGATCTGGCGACGATTTGGTGTCGACATGCAGGCATGCAAAAGATTATGCTTTGTGGCCTGAGTACCAGAATTTCGGGAGATAGAAGGCGATGAAGGATTATCCGGTCAAGGTTGGCAGCATGTTGTTCACGATGGTGGACCCTCATCAGGGTCACGAGGTGGACTTCAACCGTTGGTATGAGCGCGACCATTATTATGGTGGTTGCTTGCAGGGGCCGTGGCTTTTGGCGGGGAGTCGATGGGTATCGACCCGGCCGCTCAAGGACCTTCGATTTCCCAACGAGAGCAGTCTCGCAAAACCGGCCGTCGACGCGGGCTCTTTTCTTGCCATGTACTGGGTGACGGAAGGGAAGCTCAAGGAGTGGAACGAGTGGGGCAGCAAGCAGGTCTTCTGGCTCTACAAGAACAACCGCGGTTTTGAGCATCGGACCCACGTCCATACACTGCTCTATAATCTGGACTGGACGCATTATCGGGACGAAGATCCGGTACCTGTCGAATTGGCTCTCGATCATCGATACGCAGGGCTCGTCACGCTTGCTGTCGAGCGCCATCCGGGTGTCGAGCAAGACCAACTCGATACGTGGATGAAGGATTATCTGCCCGGTTTCCTCGAGGGATCTCCGGTGGCCCAATGTTCGGTGTGGTCGCCGATCCCCCAGGGCGATGCTCCGATGTCCATTCCCAAGGTGGAGCGCACGGACGCTCTCGATATGCAGATCTTTTTCGTCGATGCACCGGCCGCCGATACCTGGTCCCGGTTTCGCCTTTACGCCGAGGCTCTGGAGGGCAGTGGCCTGGCCAAGGTTGTATTTGCCTCGCCCTGGCTGCCGACAGTTCCAGGCACGGACACCTATACCGATCAGCTCTGGTGATTATTGCCGTCACAGCGGATTACCTGCAGGATCCGATCGCGTGCCTGCAGAAGGCTTTCCCTGATGCCGAGGTCCGATCTAACGGCACGGGGCAGATACTCCCTCGCGATATTCTGCTGTCGAAGATCGTCGGTGCGGATGCGGTGATTGCCTTCGGCCGCGACCTCATCGACGCCGAGTTTTTCGATGCGGCGGGTCCGCAACTGCGCATTGTCGCCAATACGGCCGTCGGGGTGGATAATATAGATTTGGCGGAAGCGCGCCGCCGAGGAATCCGCGTGACCAACACACCGGATCCCGTTTGCGAACCAACTGCGGATGCAGCCTGGCTGCTGATGTTGGCGGCGGCACGCAGAGTGACAGAGGCGCAGGAACTGGTTCGTAGCGGTAGCTGGGAGGGTTTCTGGCCAACTCTTCTGGTGGGGCGCAAGATGCTGCGAAAAACTCTGTTGGTTGTCGGCGCCGGGCGGATCGGCGGGGCGATCGCGCGGCGATCGATCGGTTGGGAGATGAACGTCCTCTACGTTGCGAACAGCAACAAACCACACCTCGAGTCGTCACCAATCGAGGCCCGCCGCGTTGCGTTGGAGGATGGCTTGGCGCAGGCGGATTTCGTTTGCCTGAGCGTGCCGCTAACCGAAGAGACTCATCATTTGATCGATGCTCGGCGCCTGGGCTTGATGAAGGATTCTGCGGTCCTGGTCAATGTGGCTCGCGGCCCGGTTGTGGACGAGGCTGCGTTGGTTCGGGCGCTCGAGGCGGAACGAATTTTTGCCGCCGGACTGGATGTTTTTGAAAGGGAGCCGGCGCTGCAGGATGGTCTGGCGGCTTTGCCCAACGTGGTGCTCTTGCCCCATCTTGGCAGTGCTACCGCCGAGGACCGCAACTGGGTGATCGAGATGGCGACCGCGAGCGTGATCGCTGTGTTGCGGGGGCAGGTGCCGGAGAATCTCGTCTGACGATTCAGAATCGCCGGGCCGCCAGAGTGATCAGGGATTGTACTTGTTCTTCAGCCTCGGGGCGGGCGACGATCAGATGTCCGATTTGGAGACTGAGTCCGATCAGAAATAGCGAGAGGGCCATGGGCTCCTCTTGATCGCTGACGCCGATCTCTCGGAGTGCTTCGCATACCTCGTCGACAAAGGCGTGGTCCGATGCCATGCCCAACGCCGGGCCTCCGGACAGGATCAATCTCGATAGAGGGGGATCGGATCGCCAGAAATCAGCCACCAACTGGAGGGTGAGGCGGGTCAGGCTCTCTGGGTCGACACCCGGTTCGAGCGCGCAGAGCATTTCCGCGAGAAGTTTGCGCCCGGTTTCCCGGGAGACCGCTCCGAAAGCACTCCGCTTGTCGCCGAAATAGAGATAGAAGGTCCCGGCGGCCACGCCCGCCGCGCGCGAGATCTCCCCAGTCGTCGCTCCATCATAGCCGCGCTCGAGAAAAACCTCTCTGGCGGCAGTGATGAGTGCGCGTTCTGTCTTCTCCCGACGGGTCGGGCGAGTCGCAGGCTTGGAATCGACCTCGACCAGTTTCCGGGATGGTTTGCTCACGTCTCTTAAGCAGAGACCTTTTGGACGATCTTTCTTTTGCCTGCATTGATCGCCTGCAGATCCTTGATTCCCGCTTCTGCCACATCGTATCCGATAAGGGAATCGCCCTCGGCCCGCAGAGCTGCCATGTCCACCCAATTACCGTAGGTCGCGCGAGTTCGGTCGGTGATGATCCCCGCATTGTCGAGAGTTTTGATCAGGGTGCGGAAGATATCATTTCCTTCCATCATCCGCTCCCGACGTTCATCGTCGGTGACCGCTTCGGCCATCGCTCCCTGCACCCACTCCCAGTCAAGGCCGTATTTGGGGTAGAGGGCCCGGCGCTGTTCAGGGCTGACCAGGTTGAAAAGGAGGAGCTGGAAACATTCTTCAGCCCAGTCTTCGACAGCATTATGTTCGGCTTCGGGCAGATTGGGAACGGTCTCGTGAGCCCAAATCTTCCCGAATTTATGATGGAAGGCTTCATCCGTCATGATGAGCTGGCAGAGTCGTCGGAGGAGTGGATCATTGGATTCCTGATAGAGCGTCGTGAACGCGCCCATGGCCAGCCCCTCGACCAACATCTGCATGCCGACAATCTTCTGGTAGACGATCGGGCTGGCGACGATCTGTTTGAGCAACCCACCGAGAGTATCTCCCGGGGCCATGATCTTCCCGTCGAAACGAGCTTGCATATAAAGGGTGAAAGCATGCACGTGGCGGGCTTCTTCGCGGACCTGGTTGGCGGCATATTCTTGTGCGCCCGGATCAAGAAAGATGTCGCAGAGTGAGGACGAAAGGCTGAGTGCCCCCTGTTCGCCATGCAGAAGTTGGGAGATCGTCCAACAGGCACTGTCGTGCATGAACTCCATGCGCTGTTTCTCGTCGAGGCGGTCCCAGACCGCCGTGCGAGGCTCGATCAGAAATTGCTCGGGGAGAATGGACCCCTCGAGAGGCGGAGGGTTGATGAGGTTGATGTAGGCCGGGTCTTCCGGATTCCAGAAATGTTCGTCCGTCCGAGCGATGATATTTTCAAAAGCATTGGATCGCTCGAAGTAGCGCCCATTCACCATCATGGCGGAAAAATCGTCGCGGTCGACGGTGCGGTAATTTGGGTTTACGGACATTTTCACTCTCCTCCAAAGGTTGAGAACTTCTCATTAATGAGGGTTCCTCACTTTGGCAAGTCTGTCGAGAACTTTTTCGGTATATCCCGGAAGTTCCCAGGCCGGGGAAATCGACTGCAGGCGTGCCTCAGCGTTGCAAAAGTTTACCCGCTTGGCGGGAAAATCGCTCGGCTTCCTCTTCTTTCTCACTGAGGTCCGGCATGCGCGCTGGAACGTCGAGACCACGAAGCGAAGCGGGCCGCGCGTACATGGCTGTTTTCCAGCGCTCCAGAGCGGGGAGGCCCTCGATCGAGACGCCTGACCATTTATGGGTGCGAATCCAGGCCCAGTTGGCGATATCGGCAATCGAGAAGTCATCGGCGAGCCACTCCCGATCCGTGAGGTGGCGGTCAACCACCTCGAGAAGTCGGCGCGTCTCGTTCTGGTAGCGAGAGATCGCACTCGGAAGTTTCTCCGGGAAGTATCGAAAAAACACATTCGCCTGACCCATCATCGGGCCGACACCCCCCATTTGGAACATCAGCCATTGGATGACCCGAGAACGTCCTTTGGGATCTGTCGGCAACAAGCGGCCCGCTTTTTCGGCCAGATAAATCATGATCGCGCCAGATTCGAAGATGGGGAAATCCCCGGCTTCTCTGTCGACAATCGCCGGTATCCGACCGTTCGGGTTGATCGCCAGAAATTCCGGCGTCTTCTGCTCATCTGCACCGAGATTGATCGGGTGCACTTGGTAGGGAAGCTCTAATTCCTCAAGTGTAATCGAGGCCTTGTGCCCATTAGGCGTTGGAGATGTGTAGAGATCGATCATCTGGGAACGGCTTATTGGAGCCCAACGGCGTCGACGTTCCAGGTGATGTCCCCCGGAGCGAGGCGCGTCACCACTTTCTTGGAGATTCGACCGTCCGTAATCGTATACTGACGAAGTTGGTTCTGGTCTTCGGAGGCCACATAAACCTCCAGGGTGCCATCTTCATCAAGGTCCGCGAGGGTCACCGGGTGCTCAAACCCGCTGGAAGCGCGGTCGATATGCCGCTTGGACCAGCCTTCCGGGCTTTGCTCGAGGAGGTAGAGCCCGGAGCGCTGCGTCCCGACTACGAGATCAATTTTACCGTTGCCCGTCACATCGCCTGCGGCGATCGCTCTTGTCAGGCGGTCCGGCAGGGTCTGCGCGACCACGCCGTCCCAGGATTCCCCGTTCCAGCGGTATTGCTTGATGGTCACCTCGCGTACCAATTTCCCCTTGTCCATCGCACCTTCCCAGACGATGAAGACCTCTGCCTTGCCATCCCCGTCGGTGTCCGCGACCAAAATCTCCTTGGCGTGAGTGTCTCCGGGCGCATCGACGACTTCCTTGACCCAGGTGCCATCGGCCGAACGACGGTAGCCGGTCACCTCGCCGGGCTGGTGTTGGTCGAGTTTGTTCGGCTTGGACGGGGTGGCAAAGGCTTCCAGATCACCGTCGCCGTCAACGTCTCCGAGCTCGATCTCGTGGACAAATGTGTTGGGAAGCGCATCGATTTGCTCGACGCGCCAGTCTTCGTCGGGGTGGATGATCGCGATGACGCCCTGATCATGTGTGGCGATGACAATCTCGTCTTTGCCATCGTTGTCGACGTCACCCTGCTCGTAGTCGCGAAGCCGGTTGAATCGTCCCCCAAAGGTTGGGTTCCAGTGCATTTCCTCGGTCCACGCGCCGTTTTCCATCTTCCACGTCTTGAGCATGGCCTTGTTGCCGCCAATCGTCAGCAGGCCGTCTCCGAAGGCCGTGGCCTTGTGAAAGACGTTGGATTCGGGATCCTCGAGGATGGTGGTCTGCCAGCCCTCCGGTGTTTGCCGCACAATGGTCAACTTGGCCGGCCCGGGGGCGGGCATCATCCGACCGTCAGGGCCCTTTTTATCCACAAATTGGGCCTGAGAGAGAACCAGAGTGGGGTAAGGCCCCCCGCTCAGCGCTTCCCGGCGGGGTTCGGCGGGGGCTTCGGGTGCCTTGGGCGGTGCTACGGGAGCCGCCGCCGCGCGGGGCTTTGCCGCGGCTGCAGGCGCCGTGGGCGCTTCATTTTTCCCGGAATCACTTGTGCAGGCGGCGAATGCTAGCAAGCCGGCGGCCAGCGCGATCTTCTGAATAGGCAAATACATACCTCTATCACTGCCAAAGCTGGCAAAACGGAGCAAGAGCGGAAGTACTCCCCACAGGCCCTGGTTGCGCCGAGAGGGACTTTTTGCGAGTTCTTTTCGATACGCGGGACCTTCTGTCCGCGCGTTGGGAGGCAAAAATGCGCGACCAGATCCGAATGATTTCGACGGCAGGTACCGGCCACTTCTACGTGACCAAAAAGAACCAGAAGACGGCGACCGAAAAGCTCGTCCTCCGTAAATACGACCCGAGAGCCCGCAAGCACGTTGAGTACAAAGAAGCCAAGATGAAGTAGCCATCGCTTGCGCTGAGCGGCTCAATATTCCAAAGTTGTCTTTATGGGTATGAAAATCGTAGTAGATTACGATCGCTGTGAAGCAAACGCGATCTGCATGCAGGTCTGTCCCGAAGTCTTCGAGGTGAAGGACGACGACTGCCTGTACCTTTCGACGGAAACCCCTACCGAGGACCTTCGCGCCAAGGTGGAGGATTCCATCCGCCGTTGTCCCCGTCAGGCCATCGTTCTCGAAGAGGTCTGAGCAGAGGTGTCGAAGGCCGACGGTGCGCCTAGGGAGCCTTTGGCGCTCCATATTCGCATCCTGATCGGTCTGGTCTCGGGGTTGGTTCTCGGTATTATCCTGAACGAGACCGGGGACCGGATTCTGGCTCTCGCCGGGAAGGACGGTTTTGTCCGCGGCCTGATCGACTTCGTTGTCGGCCTCAACGGTTTCATTGGCGATCTATTTTTGCGCAGCCTGCGTTTCGTGGCGGTGCCGATCGTTCTCTTCTCCTTGATCGTCGGCGTCAGCAGTCTCCGGGACCTCCGGAAATTGGGACGCATCGGTGGCAAGACCGTGGGGATCTACCTCGCGACGACTGCTCTTTCGATTACCGTTGGCTTGGTTCTGGCCAATGTGGCCCAACCCGGATCGTTTGTCAGCGAGGATGTGCGCAACCGTCTCGCCGCCGAGCGTGAAGTCGAGGCGGAGACCAGCATCGCTGTTGCCGAAGGCAAACTCGCGACGGGCTGGGATCGATTGCTGGATATCGTGCCGCGGAATCCTGCCGAGGCACTGGCGGATGGGAATATGCTCCAGATCGTCTTTCTTGCTCTGGTGATCGGGGTGGCCCTGACGTTGATTCCCGAGGACAAGGCTGACCCCGTCAAGCGGGTATGCGAGGGGATGACCGAGGTGATTCTGGCGCTGGTTCGGGTGGTCATGCAGGTCGCACCGTTTGCGGTTTTTACCTTGTTGGTCGAGGTGATGGCTTCGCTGGGCCTGGACGTTCTCGGCGCCTTGCTGGTCTATAGCGGCGTCGTCGTGACGGGACTCGGCATCATGATCTTCCTGGTCTATCCAACGATCTTGCGGTTGGCATCGGGGATTTCTCGGCGCCGATTTCTGGCCGGAATTGCTCCGGCTCAGCTGCTGGCCTTCTCGAGTTCAAGCTCTTCCGCCACTCTGCCGGTGACCATGGAGTGCGTCGAGGATCGCCTCGGAGTCTCCGGCGAAGTGACCAGTTTCGTGATTCCGTTGGGTGCCACGATCAATATGGATGGAACCGCGCTCTATCAGGGCGTTGCCGCACTTTTTATCGCGCAGCTTTACGGGATCCCGCTGACGATGGGCGATCAGCTCACCATTGTTCTGACCGCGACACTCGCCTCGATCGGTACCGCCGGGGTTCCCGGGGTGGGGATTGTGATGCTGATCATCGTGCTTGGTTCGCTGGGCTTTTCACCCGAGGTCATGGCCTCGGGGGTCGCGATTATTTTCGGCGTCGATCGGCTTCTCGATATGTGCCGCACCGCGTGCAACGTGACCGGTGACGCCATGGTGGCCACCGTTGTGGGTGCAAGCGAGCAGGACCAGGCCACTTCCTAGCGCCGATCGCCCCGATCGCTTCAGGTGAGGCGGATCGGCAGCTTGGCAAAGCCGCGAACGTTCACCGAGTGGACGCGCTCGATTCCCGAAGGGTCGACGGCATAGTCGGGGAACCGTTTGATCCATTCTTCGAGAGCGACGACGCCTTCCATCCTTGCGAGAGAGGCGCCGAGGCAAAAATGCGCACCGCGACCAAAAGCAAGGGAGGCAGTCTTGTCACGATCGAGATCGTACTCGTCGGGGCGTTCAAAGACTTCCGGGTCTCGGTTGGCGGCCCCGACCAGCAGAACGACGCGGGATTGCGCAGGAATGGTGATATCGTCGATTTTTACGTCCTCGAGCATGAGGCGCATCAGGAGTTGGGTCGAGTTGTCATAGCGCAGCGTTTCTTCGACCCAGTCGGGAATTCTTTTCGCGTCCCCGTGTACTTTCTGTCGTTCGCCGGGGTTCAGCGAAAGCCAATAGAGTGCATTGCCGAGGAGCTTGGTGGTGGTCTCGTTGCCCGCAACAATCAGCAGATTGCAGAAGGAGAGCAGCTCCTCTTCGTTGAGGATGTCATGCTCGGGAATCATGGCAATCATCGAGGAAAGCAGGTCCTCGCCAGGATTAGCCCGAAGTTTCTTTATGTGATCCTGAAAGTACTGCCGGATTTCCCCGAACGCGATACCAGCTGTCGGGGGTAAATCGTTTTCTCCTTGTTCTCGATGGACGAGAATATCCGAGTGACGGCGTAATTCGGCCCGGTCCTCGCGGGGGACGGCAAACATCTCGCTGATGACGTCCATCGGCAGCAGGCCGGCGAAGTCATTGATGGCATCACAATCCCCGGCACCAACGAGGCGATCCAGATGTTCGATGGTCAGCTCGCGGATTCGCGGTTCCAGAGCCGAAACGCGCCGCGGCGTGAAGGTCTTGGAGATGAGTGAGCGAAAGCTTGTGTGTTCGGGCGGGTCCATTCCCAAAAAAGATGTCCCGACTCGAGCCGCCGGCCCAGCTGCCGAAGGGTCCACGGAGACGCCATGTGAATTCGAAAATCGATCCGTATCCTTGAAGCCTGCGATCACATCACGGTGGCGGGAAAGAGCCCAAAAGTCCTCTTTGGGGTTGTAGTAGACCGGCGCTTCTTCACGAAGCTGCTTGTAGATCGGATAGGGATCCTCGTGGAACTCGTAAGCGTAAGGGGAAAACTCCATGGGTTGCCTCAGCTTCTCGGGGGAAGCGACATGACCTTGGTCTCGAGGTACTCCTCGAATCCCATCTGGCCATTCTCGCGGCCGAGGCCGCTTTGTTTGTAACCACCGAAGGGAGTGTCGACATGAAACCACTGGCCCCCATTGAGTGCGATCGTTCCCGTGCGAATGCGACGTGCAACGTCAAGCGCTCGTTCTTCGCTGCCGGAATGAATGGAACCCGAGAGTCCGTAAACCGAATCATTCGCAATGCGCACGGCATCATCGTCGTCGTCAAAAGGAATGACGCAGCAAACCGGACCGAAAATCTCTTCTTGCGCGATTGTGCTCGCGGGGTCCACATCGGCAAAGAGAGTGGGTTGCACATAGAAGCCCGGTCCTGGTCCGGCTGCCCCGCCAGCGATCAAACGGGCGCCATCGGCCTTGCCCTTTTCGATATAGGCAAGGACGCGCTCCTGCTGCCGCTTGGAGACCTGAGGGCCCTGCATATTGGTTGGATCTGTGGGATCGCCGAAATTCCAGTTGGAGAAGGCTTTCTCGAGAATCCCCAGAGCTTCTTCGTAGCGGGCTCGGGGGACCAACCATCGAGTGGTAATCGCACAGCCCTGACCACCGTGGACGCAGGTCATGGCGGCCTGCGGCAGGACGGCTTCCAAATTGGCGTCGTCCAGAACGATCGAGGCGCTTTTGCCGCCCAGTTCGAGGAAAACTTTCTTCACGGTGTCGGCAGCGCAGGACATGATCCGCTTCCCCGTGGCGGTCGAACCAGTGAAGGTGACCAGATCGATCCGCGGATCAGTGGACAATGCCTCGCCGACAAGGTGGTCGGAGGAGGCGACAATACTCAGGACTCCGCGCGGGAGATCGGTCTGGGCCAGGATCTTTCCGATATGGGTTGCCGACCAGGGGGTATCCGGAGCCGGCTTGAGAATCGCGGTGCAACCCGAGGCCAGCGCCGGGCCGATCTTGGCGATATTCAGGTAGAGAGGGACGTTCCACGGAGTTATGGCACCTACAACGCCCACCGCCTCGCGGCGCAGAATCCTGCGGTTCTGCTGGCCGAAAAAAGGGATGTCGGACATTTCGGACTCGGCCTCGAAGGTAGCGGCTTTCTCGGCCCAATACGCCATATGCTCGATAGGACCATCGATTTGCATGAAGCTCGAGAGGGCCACGGGGGCTCCGGCCTCCGCCGTGACGATGGCGCGCAGCTGTTCGGTCTCACTCTGGAGCCCTTCATGAATCTGTCGCAGGCATTTCGCGCGAAGCGGCGCGTTCCGCGACCAATCCGTTTCGTCGAAGGCCTTCCTTGCCGCCGCGATCGCGGTTTCCATGTCGAGCGACGTACCGTCGGCACAAGTGCCGATGCTTTCGCCGCTGGCCGGGTTGATGTTCTCGAAACGTTTACCGGTGGAGCCCTCTACCAACTCCCCGTCGATGAAATTGCGCGTTTCGGGCGCGAGCACTTCCAGTGACATGATGGATTCCCTTCTGAGGCCGGGCAGAATCCGGCGTCTGTCCCTTGTCTTAGGACTCGACCCCGATTCGGTCAAGTCCCTTTACGAAATGACCCGGGGGCGGGGTCCCGTGGCGGTTTTCCCGCGATCCGGTTTGGACCCGGACCTAGCTGTCGTAGGCGGGATCCCAGAACTTCTGCTCGATTTTTGCGCGCAGCTCCTCGGGGGTTGTTTTGGGAGCATGCCCCTGTTCCTGCGCCTTGCTGGCCACCGCAAAGGCAATATCCTTGCTGACCTCGCGGATCGACGGCAACGGAGGAAGCAGAGCACCCGTTTTTTTGCGCTCGCTCGCCGCGCATGATGCCAGTGTCCGAGAGGCTTCCCGGAACATTTCGTCCGAAACGCGCGTCACATTCCCCGCGACCACCCCGAGGCCGAAGGCGGGGAAGATGTAGGTATTGTTGCACTGGGCAATCGGGTAGGTCTTGCCCTTGTAGGTCACCGGATCGATCGGGCTTCCGGTAGCAATCAGCGCCTGGCCATCGGTCCACTCAATAATATCGCTGGGCGCCGCCTCGATGCGCGACGTGGGGTTGGAGAGCGGGAATACGATCGGGCGTTTTGTATTCTCGGCCATACAGCGAATGATTTCTTCGGTGAACAAGTTCGGATGTCCGCAGACGCCGATCAGGATCGTTGGTTTGGCTTGCCGCGCCACGTCAGCGAGGGTGATCTGCTGATCTTTCCCCGTTCGTTTCCAATCCTTCAACCGATCGCCAGGCTGAGCGAGTTTCTGCTGGAAACTGGAGAGGCCCTTCATATTGTCTTCCAGGAGTCCGTTCACATCGACCATATAGAGTCGACCGCGAGCCTCCTGTTCCGAGAGCCCATCTTCCACCATGCCGGCAATGATCTGTTCGGCGATTCCGCAACCGGCTGATCCGCCCCCAAGGATGGCGACGGTCTGATCCTTCAGATGGCTGTCCGCAGCTTCCACAGCAGAGAGGACTGTCCCAAGGGCCACCGAGGCGGTGCCCTGAACGTCGTCGTTGAACATGC contains:
- a CDS encoding lysophospholipid acyltransferase family protein → MAEIRNITSAPRRKRPGASGPGPRQRSVDADAVRATPSGQSLWQRLQEFGQVVASAATQHLAPELLRDLDTEIATKIDAAPLATNDFGFDPWGFEKETARRCFFTSALLYRYYFRVQTRGIENLPAGRVLLIGNHAGQIAIDAAMIATACLMEGNPPRIVRGMGEYWLSRLPWLNILMVRFGSVVGTPKNCVDLLEHGEAVLAFPEGVRGMNKGFSERYQLQDFGLGFLRLALQTGTPIVPVATVGSEEQAPSLGNLESLAGILGMPAFPMVLTPVPLPVRYHVEFGEPLIFEGNANDEDHVIEEKVNIVKARLRTMLRDGLERRVGIFS
- a CDS encoding NAD-dependent epimerase/dehydratase family protein, which translates into the protein MQKVLITGIAGGLGRLVAERLGKNMSVVGVDHTPWVGHPPQFTMITADLRKKKVEDVFRRERPDIVVHLGLERHNFDPALRHDVNVGGTKRVIEAAAAYGTSNIIILTSSYVYGALPRNPFYMDEETTLNVSRHYPEIRDIAEMDAIATNFLWRYPEIRTAVLRPASTLGPRTHSSIATYLRLNPSPKLIGFDPLVQFIHELDVAEAIQKAIDTGVRGVFNIVGPGAVPISTAIRESGGTALPVPETPTRVLLRNLFRWGLFPFPADAVDFIKYPCTIDGRRFREATGFLAQRSLGETLRSVRP
- a CDS encoding TVP38/TMEM64 family protein, with product MADKLENSRFPIRTILLALAAIAVAFLLFRYLPIAEWMQEFQVWVQGLGPLGYLVYALTYSVCVVFFIPASILTLGAGALYGLAGGLGVVLLGANLGSALSFLLARTFLRERIEKMTRGNPRFEALDRAIAKEGAKIVLLVRLAPVFPFTYSNYAFGLTGVRPGPYILATFVGMLPGTIGYVYVGTAAAGAATGGSMASTVLNILGAAATMAVTIFVARLASRAIREAGVEA
- a CDS encoding D-glycerate dehydrogenase; the encoded protein is MIIAVTADYLQDPIACLQKAFPDAEVRSNGTGQILPRDILLSKIVGADAVIAFGRDLIDAEFFDAAGPQLRIVANTAVGVDNIDLAEARRRGIRVTNTPDPVCEPTADAAWLLMLAAARRVTEAQELVRSGSWEGFWPTLLVGRKMLRKTLLVVGAGRIGGAIARRSIGWEMNVLYVANSNKPHLESSPIEARRVALEDGLAQADFVCLSVPLTEETHHLIDARRLGLMKDSAVLVNVARGPVVDEAALVRALEAERIFAAGLDVFEREPALQDGLAALPNVVLLPHLGSATAEDRNWVIEMATASVIAVLRGQVPENLV
- a CDS encoding TetR/AcrR family transcriptional regulator; amino-acid sequence: MSKPSRKLVEVDSKPATRPTRREKTERALITAAREVFLERGYDGATTGEISRAAGVAAGTFYLYFGDKRSAFGAVSRETGRKLLAEMLCALEPGVDPESLTRLTLQLVADFWRSDPPLSRLILSGGPALGMASDHAFVDEVCEALREIGVSDQEEPMALSLFLIGLSLQIGHLIVARPEAEEQVQSLITLAARRF
- a CDS encoding ferritin-like domain-containing protein, with protein sequence MSVNPNYRTVDRDDFSAMMVNGRYFERSNAFENIIARTDEHFWNPEDPAYINLINPPPLEGSILPEQFLIEPRTAVWDRLDEKQRMEFMHDSACWTISQLLHGEQGALSLSSSLCDIFLDPGAQEYAANQVREEARHVHAFTLYMQARFDGKIMAPGDTLGGLLKQIVASPIVYQKIVGMQMLVEGLAMGAFTTLYQESNDPLLRRLCQLIMTDEAFHHKFGKIWAHETVPNLPEAEHNAVEDWAEECFQLLLFNLVSPEQRRALYPKYGLDWEWVQGAMAEAVTDDERRERMMEGNDIFRTLIKTLDNAGIITDRTRATYGNWVDMAALRAEGDSLIGYDVAEAGIKDLQAINAGKRKIVQKVSA